One segment of bacterium HR11 DNA contains the following:
- the catD_1 gene encoding 3-oxoadipate enol-lactonase 2: MPNVPTSLGPLHVDETGSGSPVVMWPSLFCDGTSLRPQAEELARDHRVLVVDPPGHGRTPAPPARFRLEATAVALGELMDTYRAPSAIIVGNAWGGMVATQLAITQPDRIAALVLMNCPFHEWAGINRLKLRMTHWLLVTLGPRRMANMIFSTMVAPETRAGAPDRYLEVQRAMRAAERAGFARCAASAMFDRPQLRPSLSSVRAPTLVLAGDCDPLYPVEEARAEAALIPGARFEIIEGTAHLSGWESPERVNALIRAFVGGLPVPARAPKAPQ; this comes from the coding sequence ATGCCCAATGTACCTACTTCACTCGGTCCGCTCCACGTAGACGAGACGGGCAGCGGTTCGCCGGTCGTGATGTGGCCGAGCTTGTTCTGCGACGGCACCTCGCTCCGCCCGCAGGCCGAAGAGTTGGCCCGCGATCACCGCGTGCTCGTGGTCGACCCGCCCGGCCACGGCAGGACGCCAGCACCGCCTGCTCGGTTCAGGCTGGAAGCCACGGCCGTCGCCCTCGGCGAGCTGATGGACACGTATCGTGCGCCCAGCGCCATCATCGTCGGCAACGCGTGGGGCGGTATGGTTGCCACACAGCTCGCGATTACCCAGCCGGACCGGATCGCCGCCCTCGTCCTCATGAACTGCCCGTTCCACGAGTGGGCCGGCATCAATCGGCTCAAGCTGCGTATGACCCACTGGCTGTTGGTCACGCTTGGCCCGCGCCGTATGGCGAACATGATATTTTCAACCATGGTCGCGCCCGAAACGCGTGCCGGTGCCCCAGATCGCTACCTGGAGGTCCAGCGCGCCATGCGCGCCGCCGAGCGCGCCGGCTTTGCGCGATGCGCCGCGAGCGCCATGTTCGATCGCCCCCAGCTCCGTCCGTCGCTATCCTCCGTCCGCGCGCCCACACTCGTGCTCGCCGGCGATTGCGATCCCCTCTATCCCGTCGAAGAAGCCCGCGCCGAGGCCGCCCTCATTCCAGGAGCGCGCTTCGAGATTATCGAGGGGACAGCTCACCTGTCCGGCTGGGAATCGCCGGAGCGAGTCAACGCGCTCATCCGCGCCTTCGTTGGAGGGCTCCCGGTGCCTGCACGCGCGCCGAAAGCACCGCAATGA